In Amphiura filiformis chromosome 2, Afil_fr2py, whole genome shotgun sequence, one DNA window encodes the following:
- the LOC140142078 gene encoding uncharacterized protein translates to MFPPEIVTTSKRPDITVYSPSDKQGIIIELTVPAEENLAQANLRKKMKYEDLIQEGQAAGWELKYFPVEVGSRGFINNTLRTCFKFFGLTNKETKQALDTVARTALRATYTQWLARNNKTLWKLGIGEPSVYATTRPT, encoded by the coding sequence ATGTTCCCTCCAGAGATAGTGACAACATCGAAAAGGCCAGACATAACTGTCTACTCGCCATCAGACAAGCAAGGCATCATAATTGAACTCACAGTACCTGCTGAGGAGAACTTAGCACAGGCCAACCTCAGAAAGAAAATGAAGTATGAAGATCTAATCCAGGAAGGACAAGCAGCAGGATGGGAACTGAAATACTTCCCAGTAGAGGTGGGATCAAGAGGATTCATAAACAACACACTTCGAACCTGCTTCAAGTTCTTTGGCCTCACAAACAAAGAAACCAAACAGGCACTGGATACTGTGGCGAGAACAGCATTAAGAGCAACATACACTCAATGGCTTGCACGCAACAACAAGACACTTTGGAAACTGGGAATTGGTGAACCGTCCGTATATGCCACCACTCGACCTACTtga